Genomic segment of Geminocystis herdmanii PCC 6308:
CACTTGTAACAAAGGGAGATTCGGGATCGAAGGGTACAGTATTTTTATTAGCTGTAATGCTAGTTTTACCTAATAACTGATCTGCTAGTTTACCAGTCATACCGATCGATCGTAAATCCACTAAGTTGAGGTGATTATCTGTACCTCCTGAAACTAACTTAAAGCCACGACTGACTAATTGATTACCTAATGTCTGAGAGTTGAGGATAACTTGTTGACAGTAGGTTTTAAATTCGGGTTTTAAGGCTTCTCCGAAAGCCACCGCTTTACCTGCGATAACGTGTTCGAGGGGGCCTCCTTGTGTACCGGGGAATACGGCTTTATTGAGTTGTTTACCTAATTCTGCGTCACGGGTAAGAATTAAACCGCCTCTTGGTCCTCTTAATGTCTTATGAGTTGTAGTTGTTACCACATCGCAATAAGGCACGGGATTAGGATGTAAACCAGTCGCCACTAAACCAGCGATATGAGCAATGTCTGCTAATAAATATGCTCCCACTTCGTCCGCAATTTGTCTAAATTTGTCAAATTCGATCGTACGAGGATAGGCAGAGTAACCGCAGATAATGAGTTTGGGGCGTTCTTTTAATGCCAATTCCCGAATTTGATCATAGTCGAGACGCTCGGTTTCTTTGCTGACACCGTATTGGCACACTTCAAACCATTTACCAGAAACGTTGACAGGAGAGCCATGGGTTAAATGTCCACCGTGAGACAAATCCATGCCCAT
This window contains:
- the glyA gene encoding serine hydroxymethyltransferase is translated as MSQTNLEFLADTDPAIAEIIANELQRQRGHLELIASENFTSPAVMAAQGSVLTNKYAEGLPGKRYYGGCKFVDQAEDLAIDRAKQLFGAEMANVQPHSGAQANFAVFLTLLKPGDKIMGMDLSHGGHLTHGSPVNVSGKWFEVCQYGVSKETERLDYDQIRELALKERPKLIICGYSAYPRTIEFDKFRQIADEVGAYLLADIAHIAGLVATGLHPNPVPYCDVVTTTTHKTLRGPRGGLILTRDAELGKQLNKAVFPGTQGGPLEHVIAGKAVAFGEALKPEFKTYCQQVILNSQTLGNQLVSRGFKLVSGGTDNHLNLVDLRSIGMTGKLADQLLGKTSITANKNTVPFDPESPFVTSGLRLGSPAETTRGLKEAEFTEIANIIADRLLNPEDEAVRLDCIKRVETLCDRFPLYPHLRIPVPALA